A single genomic interval of Aedes aegypti strain LVP_AGWG chromosome 1, AaegL5.0 Primary Assembly, whole genome shotgun sequence harbors:
- the LOC110678341 gene encoding uncharacterized protein LOC110678341: MPSIRTVAFNCGTFASIRTIAVHPDLAVHLWDPASTCRTIAVHAPDLCRPTGPLRPPVRPLASIRTVASTRGTIASNPGPLPSNRTPASICGTLATTCRTSPSTRWTPASTRGTIASTRRTEVSIRRTEASTVRAVVPIQRKVHPRIITSNRRNESSPESSNRIIQAKPHRIEASNGQTDHPFNRATMINQSKPPTH, translated from the coding sequence ATGCCGTCCATCCGAACCGTAGCGTTCAATTGTGGGACCTTTGCGTCCATCCGGACCATTGCCGTCCATCCGGACCTCGCCGTCCACCTGTGGGACCCAGCGTCCACCTGCCGGACCATTGCCGTCCATGCCCCGGACCTCTGCCGTCCAaccggacccctgcgtccacctGTAAGACCATTGGCGTCTATCCGGACCGTAGCGTCCACCCGAGGGACCATAGCGTCCAATCCCGGACCATTGCCGTCCAaccggacccctgcgtccatttGTGGGACCCTAGCGACCACCTGTCGGACCTCGCCGTCCACCCGTTggacccctgcgtccacccGAGGGACCATAGCGTCCACCCGTCGGACCGAAGTGTCCATTCGTCGGACCGAAGCGTCCACCGTCCGGGCCGTAGTGCCCATCCAAAGAAAAGTGCATCCTCGAATCATCACCTCGAATCGTCGAAACGAATCATCACCCGAATCATCAAATCGCATCATCCAAGCAAAACCGCATCGAATCGAAGCAAGCAACGGTCAAACCGATCATCCATTCAACCGGGCGACGATGATCAACCAGAGCAAGCCACCAACCCATTGA